The genomic DNA ctttaattataaGGAAAACAGTAggcaggatattcttcaaaaattcatctTTGTGTTCcctgtaaaaaagaaagaaatatgctAAAGAAAGTGAAAAACTATTCCTGCTTTCATTTaatgaaatagttcacccaaaaatgaacattatccACCTATGTGTGATTTTTCCCtgccctgtatgactttcttaagcagaacacaaaaggagatgttttaattaacaagataaacgtctccttttgtgttctgcattaaaaagaagtcatacaaatttgcaacatcatgagggtgagtaaattttcatttttgtgtaaactattcctttaaattaaaccACAAACAAAAACTAAGGAGAAAACAATTAGGAAGCACCACTCCACCATGACTGACCCTTTAACCAACATGGCTTTGTTTGTACCTGCACCacaaaagccagactatagtcaGCTGTTAGAGCCTGCAGGAGAACACACTCAGTGCTGTTGAGAGTCAGAGACACAGAGTGTAGGTGTATGTGTGAGTAAAGTCCTTTTTGAAAGCAGACAGGTAAACTGTCCCGGTAAGAGGGCAGCACCGCAGGCTCCTGCTGAGAAGTGTGAGAGGAGAGCAGATGGCAGAAAGggcaggaaaaaaacaaacataggaGGATAATGCTGCATTTGCTCCATAGTAGACAGTGGTGTTCCCTACAGTAGCAACTATTGTTTAGTCTCAACATTTTTGAGTGGGCATGACAAAGGTATGCACACAACTTTTTGATCTGATCACCATTTATTGTTCAGACAACTGACGTAATTGACTGATGTTCAGGAAACCTGGTGCACTTCAGTGTGAATGCTATCATTCAAGCCAAATGAACACATTACACATTGCTACTTCCAGTATCAGACGTGCCATGGTAGAGGTTTATCTCTAGTCACTGTCATGCTGCAGGATACTGTGATAATGAGTTACTGATGTTTTCATTGTAGATACAGAGGAATACTGATTATGATACTGAGGGTATTAAACACTTATATGAATAATTGTACAGCATTCTGTCAGCATCAGCATTACCTGACTTTAGTTATACTGTACATAGTGTAAATTCATAAGTGGTGCTAATTTCATCTAGCGGTCATTATATATTCCGCCTGAAAAGGGACTGTAAATAGATCTAGCAATTAtgagctcatatatatatatatatatatatatatatatatatatatatatatatatatatatatatatatatatatatatatatatataaattcggTGCAATATATCAGATACTTCTGAAGCTTAAAAAAAGATCAGCTACATGTTTTATGCAGTTTTTACTATTTAGTGATTTTGAAGGTGCTTAATACGGGAAGTTTGTTAGTTACTAAAATAGCAGTTATGGATCAAGATTTATATTAATATCTAGCTGATAATTTAAAGTCAGTGATTATATTGATGGGGTTCCTGAATCTACTTTGTATAGTACTGCAATACTTAAATTCAATACAGCAGAATATTAAGCACTGTACATTTACAATTTGTTTAGTACTTTTCATATTCACATTCTGTCAGTTCTGCATCAAGGCTGACAAACAGTTTTGCACCACTTTGGCAGTCATAAAACAGTTCTAGTAATTGGCAGATCAGTAACCCCCATAGTCTACAGACACCAGATGAATGATATGGTGATTTTTGGAGTAGTGTAAAAAAAGAAGACTTCCATAACAGACCAAATCACTGTCGTTTCACAGCTTGTCCTTTGTCTTCTGTCATCGCCCAGTCAGTTTGGATATTTCTAACCTCAGTACTTGTATTCAGTCAGTGAAGTGCTTTGCAAAACCCGCCAGAATGGTGGTTTATGAAAAGGCAATCTCAAAATATTTTGTTCCCATTTCATAGGCTTCCCAGTCCTGGTCCTGGAGAGCCGTTTTATGTCCAGGTTCTGGCTCCGGCCTGGGTTTAGTTTGGATTCATCAGGTAATCTCATCTTCTGCAATGAAAGAAGTTTGGTTGTTCAAGATTTCATACCAGGCAGGAGGAAGACCAAGAGGACAATGCAGCCATCCAGAATCAGAAATAGTAATCCTTTCGTCCTAAGTCCACACTGGTCTTTTGCATGACTGGCGCCACTCCTTATACACTGTTCTTGTCTGGGAGCTCAGCCTCAGGGGTGCGGGGGAAGTAGACAGTAGTCTTGTGCTCTTCATAACGGTCAATGTGCTTGAGGTGGACAACCATGTGCAGGGCATAGGCCAACACCAGCAGCAGGATCAGAGAGGTGATGAGGCCCATCAAGATGGCTGGAGTGAAGAAGGTTGCGCAGTCACTAGCTGAAGCAAATTTGTTGGACTGGACATTGAAGGCCTGGATCTGAAAAGAAAGTATAAGGTAAAAGCGATGCcctgcatgcccaattattaggcaagtgagtattctgatcttatcattatttccatgcacattttccaactccaaaccatataaacttgaatgcttattggattaaatcattttcaggtggtatgtatttgtgtaatgagggagggtgtggcgaaagtgactaatgccttatatcaaggtgtgcataattattaggcagcttcattacctcaggtaaaatgggccaaaaaagacatttaactgacactgaaaagtcaaatattgtaaaatgcctttcaaacggatgcaacactcttgaaatatctaaactattgaggcgtgacaatcaaacgttttgttgcgaatagtcaactgtggcacaaaaaacgcatggagaagaaaaggcgcaaattaactgcaaaagacttgagaagaattaaacgtgaagctaccaggaacccattatcctccaatgctaccatattccagaactgcaacctacccggagtgtccagaagtacaaggtgtcaagtgctcagagacatggccaaggtcaagaaggctgaaacacgaccactactgaatatattcacaagttgaagcgtcaagattgggcaaagaaatacatgaagagagatttttcaaaggttttatggacagatgaaatgagagtgactcttgatggaccagatggatgggcccgtggctggatcactaatggacacagggcaccacttcgagtcaggtgccagcaaggtggaggaggggtactgctatgggctgctatcattaaggatgaggtagttggaccttttcgagttgaagatggactgaaactcaactctcaaaccaactgccagtttctggaaagtactttcttcaagcagtggtacaggaagaagtcctcagcattcaagaaggccatgatctttatgcaggacaaagctccatcacatgcatccaaatactccactgcttggctagccagcaagggcctcaaagatgcccaaataatgacttggcccccttcctcacctgactaaaatcctactgagaacttatgggcccttctcaaatgtgagatttacagtaagggaagacaatacacgtctttgaacagcatttgggaggctgtggttgctgcttcagcgaaagttgatcgtaaacagatcaagaaactgacagactccatggatggaaggctcatggcagttattgaaaagaagggtggctatactggtcactgaatatttttgaaaggccaaaatttttatttaattgtcattttgtgttacttatttgttgtacctactctaaaaattgagaataaacaattgaattgggagaaattatttttgtaatttagttgcctaataattgtgcacacgtatatattcccctgagaaagacaaaaatcactttttctttgttaaacattcaggtttgaggttcaataacattttggattgactgagagcattgtgtttgttcaacaataaaattaatcctgaggaatacaatttgcttAATAATTTGGTACACAgtgtaaattactttttcacaTTATATTGTTTTGTTGAGCAATAGAAGTGTTTAGTCCTGATGTCAAATTGAAATTTTTGGAATATGGGAAATAATTTGCCTTGACGAATTTCCTGCAAgttttgcaacctggtctcatagaatcacgttgtCATACctacattttagcaaaattatttttacatggctcgttgtacatatcacagaagtttccaggtgaaataaacactacagGCGCTACAAcagcaattacttttattcaccttcacgcaaatcacaagtaaaacggcagattatcagttcataaacacgtactATTTGCCCGGTTCttcacacaatactatcttatgacatccaaatacattttctattgcacatgacttgtaaggcaatacattttaaaggtgctatatgtaagattgataACAAGCCTTTGAAAtgagtactgcagtccaaattcaaaatattggagagttgcctgccccgccccagactcaaagctcatgcgGGTTACCAGAatattgacatgcaaattagccaactcagcatctgttttaaaggatttctgggctttaagctgtctccatcttccaaaggcatctccgatatttatccttgttttactacgcctctggtcatggtggtttttagacggatgcgaggctttttaggtcgggtggaatctgttatctcttatcagttcgtttgctggcttccatggctgcagcatgcagtATTGTTTgactgcaaacttgttcaaatctggcaacccggcagtgtcgaaatactacTGGTGAGGGGGCAGTGGGCGGACTCACACAGGccaaaatataaacagaaattccggcctggaatggaaacatcaaagtagaatatactggctgtagcattgttatcggagaagccagtatttcaacttagcatgtttcctaattctctaatgacatattatggtcattttatgatttagtacagtaaaaatattacatataacaCCTTTAACGTTTTCATTACATAACCAACCAAtggcacggtagctcaactgatagagcgttttACTTGTGCTTCAAAGTACGGAAGCCTGTTTTGCCCATGGTTTATAacttttttctgtcttgttttctcgtGATCACGACTTAATTTTCTAGAGATCTCTACATAACAAAAGTTGTTTTCTCAAGATCACGacttaagtgtaaatcactgcagAATCATTCCAGAGACTTCATTCAGTGTGAATGTCAGAGGAGCAGGAGCATGTCATATATCTCTTTAATCAAGGCCTGACGGCAGCTGAAATAGCTTTGTGTCATTGAAGCACCATATACATTGAAGCACTGTATCGGAGCTTCTATCATTTTGGGAAAAAAACGTGATCTGTGACGTCCGAAgattcatttgtctgaaaacCACATGACTGCTTTGGTATCTGGTTCAAAAGAAGCAAATTTCAGTACGATTTTGAACCCAATACAGTCACATAAGCACATTTCAGTcccattttttataaaatgttacagCCATTGCACAAGCATATTTATTTTCCAATCTACATGTTAataatcatttattaatttactctcagacaatgtttttattttttaacagaacACAGTAACTTCTTAACTCATATATGAAGCCTTTGAGCcttcacatttatttataaacacttGCTTTAGTTAACAAAAGATGAAAACGACATAATAGCattgataatacattttattgcTAGTTGTGCTTAATTTTTTGACCACCAGATGGCAGTAAATTGAACCGTGTCCAGAAGCTTTGAGTAACTAACCCAATTTCAATTCGTTTGTTATGAAAGCCCAACTGCTTTTTCATTACTCCATGGATACAGGATTATGACTGAGAGATGCAGGTCAGCAGGCTCGCGAGCCACTAGATAAAACTGAGATAAAATCTATCTCCTTGACCTAAAGAGAAGCCCTGTTGcgataaacagaaaataaaaatgctgttccTGTGACGTTACGCTGCTCCAGGTGCCAAAATGTGTTTTCTCGCGGGAACTTTAAGTCGAAATCACGAGAACAAAAGAGAAAATCAAGTCGTGATCATgataaaacaagacagaaaaaaagtGATAAACCATGGCCAAAATGGGCTTCCGTAGCAATGTACCGGGGTACgagggtttaaggtttagggtagggaggtaggttttgttgatgtaaaactcgattgagcattaaccttaaaatcctCATCTGTTCGGTAGAACATTTACTGGCTtgtagcgccacacagtggacatttcacatttggaaaaatgttgccacagtcacataaagtaagataaggtctgtggttaacattacttgaagagactttcatattttgttctagaacataaatcACATACtatcatacctcaaatgtgaatttttgcTTCATAAAGACTATGGCTTGTTAGCAACTTATTAGAAATAACATGAAAGTCTCTACCaataatgttaaccacagaccttattgtACTCCAAAATCATAAACAGCAATTCTAAAAACCCACTTTAAATTCCCATTGGAACCCATTGGTCGAAAATGCTTATCTTCCTCTGGGATTTATGACTACAACCTGAACATGAGCATTTCTATACActtaaaatcatttccaaatatgAACATAAAAGAGTCTCAGAAATAGTAAACTTCCATAAACTGTCGATTACACTAAAGCAGATTTCATGGCTGCTACCTGAAAATCTGTGAAAGTGATGTGCCAGTTTGCCGAGCTGTCAGTGTAGGAGCTGGGCACCAGTAGGGTGTCATATTTCTGTAAGCTGCTGACATGCTGGCAGTGGTAAGAATAGGTAGCAGGGGCATAGACCTCCGTGGCATTGAACGTAGCCTCGTGAGTCCAGTTGTAGTGGATGTGAACGCTGTCCAAGGTAAACCAGTTTTGGCCAACTGATTCGTAGAATGTGTTGGACATCTGAAGCCTTCAGTGCACAAGACAGACAATAGGAAGTCATTGTAGACTGTTATGTTGCACGTGATTCTGTCAGATTTGTCAAGATGTGTGCAAGGGAAGAAATAAAGTATTTACCTGATGACAAGACCCCTGATGTCTTCCACATCGCCCAAATGCAAAGAGAGCCTATAAGAATGTCATTAGGATACACAATTACAAAACAGTATCTATGACTGTAtatacaatggggtccaaaattctgtgaccacattgaaaatctgggattcaaaatctgatTGAAACCTGGAATTAAACAGAAAGATTTAGGATtttgaatgtaattttttatttattatcttttttaaacaaagaaatgacataaaatgaagaGGAAATATTTAAGtctctgcactatttctaggccaCTAAtcagatgtaaacaaatttgtgacatgGACACTAAAAACCCTAATTCTGTAAGTTGACTTTACTTAaatgattgagtaaactcattctcacaattgaattgagtaatggcatctccaaaacttgtgtaattaagttcaattaacttggtgaTCATATAGAATGAATTTAACTATTTAAGGTaattagatgcaagtagacttaactcagattagctatttatgttggcttgacaagccaacatactgatctactatttaagctaattcttcttcttcttcttctgagccaAAATGTAAAtagtatctcctcctagagctttcaagcaacAAACACCAAACTCACCACAGACTttcagactggtctgactcgggttgctatctcttttctaactgatcggacttccggtattcccgtatcagacttccgaacaggactgattttaaattgactcccattcaaggtgtgaaaacttttccctctaataactcctttagaggattcaatctacttactatcactctaccactcatactttctatctatcactctcttttctatctttccatcactccactctttttattctttctttcactccatcactttaacaccctagcaactgcatacaacctaacaaccatttagtgcaccctagcaaccaaaacccattgactgccattcaaaatggcttagatggatatcttcagatcagaatgtccaacagacatgagagttggcttgtttgaattgggtgagcaatcaatcttcaagtatcatcatggaaactacttagccatgccctagcaaccatttagagcaccctagcaaccaaaccccactgacttccCGCTTgtatgggtatctcaggatcagaatgtcgtagagacttcattgttggcttgtatgactcagaacagcaagcagccttcttggtatcacactggcaactgcctagcaaccacgtgggcttaccctagcaaccaagtaacaaatcacatatctctgcaccagaacatcgtagagacttccgggttgacttatttcactcaggatggcaaggagccttaataagtatcaccctggtaactgcttagcaaccagatggggttaacctagcaaccaagtaacaaatcacatatctctgcaccagaacattgtagagacttccaggttgacttatttcactcaggatggcaaggagccttgctgagtatcaccctggtaactgcttagcaaccagatggggttaccctagcaaccaagtatcaaatcacatatctctgaaccagaacatcgtagagatttccgggttgaattatttcactcaggatggcaaggaggcttgataagtatcaccttggtaactgcctagcaaccagatggggttactctagcaacaaagtaacaaatcacatatttctgacccagaacatcatagagagttccaggttgacttattttactcaggatggcaaggagccttgatgagtatcaccctggtaactgcttagaaaccagatgggttaccctagcaaccaagtaacaaatcacatatcactgcaccagaacattgtagagaattccgggttgacttatttcattcaggatggaaaggaggcttgataagtatcaccctggtaactgcatagcaaccagatgtggttacccagcaaccaagtaacaaatcacatatctctgcaccagaacatcgtagagatttctgggttgacttatttcactcaggatggcaaggagccttgaaaagtatcaccctggtaactgcttagcaaccagatggggttaccctagcaaccaagtaacaaatcacatatctctgcaccagaacatcgtagagacttccgggttgacttatttcactcagaatggcaaggagccatgttaagtatcaccttggtaactgcctagcaaccagatggggttactctagcaaccaagtaacaaatcacatatctctgaccTAGAACATCGTAGACTTCCGGGTTAACTTATTtcagcaaggagccatgttaagtatcaccttggtaactgcctagcaaccagatggagttaacctagcaaccaagtaacaaataacatatctctgcaccagaaaatcgtagagacttccggattgacttatttcactcaggatagcaaggtaCCTTGGTAAgtgtcaccctggtaactgcctagcaaccagatggggttaccctagcaaccaagtaacaaatcacatatctctgccccAGAAAATCGtacagacttccgggttgacttatttcatttAGGATAGCAAGGTACCTTGGTAAgtgtcaccctggtaactgcctagcaaccagatggggttaccctagcaaccaagtaacaaatcacatatctctgacatcgtagagacttctggtttaattcatttgactcagggtagcaaggagcattTTCAgtgtcaccttggtaactgcctagaaaccgaattgccattcagaaaaacaagcaaggggtagggaTGAATAGGACTTCTTGCAtctggctgtctatctgtatgatgttccttctgtctgtctgattgtaagaccttcaaacttccaactcttgaaactattttaaactttcagaccaggctttgtcaagccaacataaagtttgtcatcaaactttactatctagttaaatgttgttgtttctacttctattttatttgaatggactcaaattctggtcatacaataacacagcttaaataaagaagattaaaATTGATTCTAGGtcaattattaaataaactgAAATGCATAGAAaactgtacttcagttgcacatgcaaaAGGAGAACTAAGATGGTGTTAACAGGGTCCATCTTGACCAAAGTGACACAGATCACcacaaaacaacaataatactacaaaagagctcaaatctctatgaattcttaaaggaatattccaggttcagtacaagttgagctcaatcaacagcagttgtggcataatgttgattaccacaaaaatttatttcgacttgttcctccttttctttaaaaaaagcaaatattgaggttacagttaggcacttacaatgggactgaatggggacaataaaagtgaatgtggccaatttttggagggtttaaacacataaatgtgaagcttataactttataaaagtacttgcattaattcttcttttaaaacttgtgtattatttgagctgtaaagttgtttaaattgtaatttttacggtcgtttgagggttttagggtttattaacattacatcgtcatggaaactaagttgtaaaattggctataactttacacagaaaaggttagtaagtgattttatcacactaaaatcatattaacatacatatcctttatgtcttgtggctatacttttgaaacagtgagtattttaaccttaCAAaaattggtacccattcactgccattgtaagtgcctcactgtaacccagatttttgctttttttcaagaaaaggaggaacgagtcgaaattattttttttggtaattaacattatgccacaaatgttgtcgactgaactcaacttgtactgaacatagaatattcctttaataacaacTATTAAAATACCCCCATATGTTCTCTTTGACCAagtaaacataattaaataattcaagcacaagTGCATGAGGGTATATGAAGAGTGTGAACATGAAGAAAGTTtgaaattcatgttcatttttccTATTTTCACTCAAAGATTATATTTGTTTTGCTAACAACAAccaaattaatagtaaaaaaaaaaaaaaaaaacctaaataaaagcattttcacttgtggtctcagacttttgaacctttATATGTGTCTGTactaaaatcaacaaaactgacttagccactaacataaaacaaaacacaggctTTTAAGGTTTTTGGGTCTGGGCAACTGAGATTTGACAAGCTACACATTGTGGAAGGTAGAGTTTTGTAAGTATACATACGTGGCCTTCTCCTTGGTACAAACAGAGCCTTTGGTGTCCACTAGTGCATTGGTTCCAAACACCCTCTCTGTGAGGTCCAGAAAAGTGTTGTTCCTGTATCGAATAGCCAGTCTCTTAGCTTTGAAAAGGATGCATATCTTGCCATTGTAAGCCACAGTCAGTGGGGAGTAGGGTCCTGAGCTTGTAGACTGGAGTAACTTCCGCTTGGTTCTAGGTTGGGCATGCAGATGCCACCCGTAAGGCTGTATGAAAATGATAACAGGACAAACTGAGTGATGATTTAAGGTAAAGTTTGGAGGCCATCAGACAGCAGAAACAGAGATCACAAAGACCCCCTGCTCCACACAGACATATTTTCTACttttaatgatgtttttaaatgtgttatgcCTGTCTTATGAGTCTTGTAGGATGCTGGATGAATTGAGGCAGAGATGTTATGGAAGCCAAGGTCACACTGACT from Myxocyprinus asiaticus isolate MX2 ecotype Aquarium Trade chromosome 29, UBuf_Myxa_2, whole genome shotgun sequence includes the following:
- the atp6ap1lb gene encoding ATPase H+ transporting accessory protein 1 like b isoform X2, which produces MVDSPWHQHFVYAAFHRNKTSVKATLNSEVPPYQAVRIKTDGEHVESPSASHEESYSPAAENPLRRILQPYGWHLHAQPRTKRKLLQSTSSGPYSPLTVAYNGKICILFKAKRLAIRYRNNTFLDLTERVFGTNALVDTKGSVCTKEKATLSLHLGDVEDIRGLVIRLQMSNTFYESVGQNWFTLDSVHIHYNWTHEATFNATEVYAPATYSYHCQHVSSLQKYDTLLVPSSYTDSSANWHITFTDFQIQAFNVQSNKFASASDCATFFTPAILMGLITSLILLLVLAYALHMVVHLKHIDRYEEHKTTVYFPRTPEAELPDKNSV
- the atp6ap1lb gene encoding ATPase H+ transporting accessory protein 1 like b isoform X1 gives rise to the protein MAKHKLFLLFFLLCVFISLSLPFEQVPAILDRSSEVPPYQAVRIKTDGEHVESPSASHEESYSPAAENPLRRILQPYGWHLHAQPRTKRKLLQSTSSGPYSPLTVAYNGKICILFKAKRLAIRYRNNTFLDLTERVFGTNALVDTKGSVCTKEKATLSLHLGDVEDIRGLVIRLQMSNTFYESVGQNWFTLDSVHIHYNWTHEATFNATEVYAPATYSYHCQHVSSLQKYDTLLVPSSYTDSSANWHITFTDFQIQAFNVQSNKFASASDCATFFTPAILMGLITSLILLLVLAYALHMVVHLKHIDRYEEHKTTVYFPRTPEAELPDKNSV